A stretch of the Aegilops tauschii subsp. strangulata cultivar AL8/78 chromosome 4, Aet v6.0, whole genome shotgun sequence genome encodes the following:
- the LOC141021673 gene encoding uncharacterized protein: MSSSSDASQTSLNGQVTEKLTRTNYVLWRTQVIPQLRGAGVFGYVDGTQPEPAKLLVTTDKDGKETSSPNPLHPIWVREDQQVLGYLLNNLTREVLLTVTTVTTAGALWTTLVGMFSSQSASRINNIRTSLINAQKGNLSVASYFAAMRGYADELAAAGKAIPDDELASYIIHGLDADYQPLVSALDARVTEVTLDEIFAMLSNFDQRMAHFQGSGGGGLKSSANVVTRGRGGGSRSRGPSRNKGRSGGGNRGATPPQSGGRGRRRRGAGGGGRNRPDTPRCQICGKPGHTTKDCWYRYEEDDYNSQDEEKVAAAADGSYGVDTNCYVDSGATNNITNKLEKVTMKEKYRGKDQIHTASGEGENCEENEANGAKFGLYPMCPVAGDRSASGSAAAQATGSASGSAAVQEIGSSSGLAAAEGTGAGARASALESRRDDPAPDTRPPPSGARYGAQPVMYKQRDAARAREGADPVGPPTSGGPTDTREGVDPAGPPTSGGPTGTEAEVRGLGSSVPRVDAVLQRLATEDPASSAAAGAAAATGSSSGSVATAADDPAFPGSSAAMDSAAPPSRRTRLQQGITQPVNYKHITKYGLVCSTGEPDEPKTLDAALCDDKWKKAMNEEYMALKKNKTWHLVPPQQGKNLIDCKWVFRIKRRSDGTIDRYKARLVAKGFKQRYGIDYEDTFSPVVKAATIRLVLSIAVSRGWSLRQLDVQNAFLHGVLEEDVYMKQPPGFESKHAPSYVCKLDKALYGLKQAPRAWYSRLCHKMQKLGFVPSKSDTSLFIYNRSNTCIFVLIYVDDIIVTSSSDEAIRGLLKDLSADFALKDLGDLHFFLGIEVKKHQNGLHLSQSKYAADLVKKAGLQGCKPSLTPLSSSEKLSLTEVCQFLHAPTDVHLTAAKRIVRYVKNTLNIGLNFSKSSSTLVSAFSDSDWAGCLDDRRSTGGFAATVSRSSTEAEYKALANATA; encoded by the exons ATGTCTTCCTCCTCCGACGCCTCCCAAACCAGCCTCAATGGCCAGGTTACCGAGAAGCTGACGCGCACGAACTATGTGCTATGGCGCACGCAAGTCATTCCCCAGCTGCGTGGCGCCGGTGTCTTCGGCTATGTCGATGGCACTCAGCCGGAGCCGGCGAAACTCCTCGTCACCACCGACAAGGACGGCAAGGAGACTTCATCGCCCAACCCTCTCCACCCAATCTGGGTCAGGGAGGATCAGCAGGTCCTCGGATACCTGCTGAACAATCTGACGCGCGAGGTGCTGCTCACGGTGACCACGGTCACCACCGCGGGCGCGCTCTGGACGACGCTCGTCGGCATGTTCTCCTCGCAATCTGCTAGCCGCATCAACAACATCCGAACTTCCCTCATCAACGCGCAGAAGGGGAACCTCTCCGTCGCCTCCTACTTCGCCGCCATGCGCGGCTACGCCGACGAGCTGGCCGCCGCGGGCAAGGCGATCCCCGATGACGAGCTCGCCTCCTACATCATCCACGGGCTCGACGCCGACTATCAGCCCCTGGTCTCTGCCCTAGACGCTCGCGTCACCGAGGTAACACTTGATGAGATCTTTGCTATGCTATCCAACTTCGATCAGCGCATGGCTCACTTCCAaggatccggcggcggcggcttaaaATCTTCTGCCAACGTGGTCACtcgcgggcggggcggcggctcccgatCGCGTGGTCCATCGCGCAACAAGGGTAGGTCTGGTGGCGGCAACCGTGGCGCCACGCCACCCCAATCTGGTGGCCGCGGTCGCCGTCGACGCGGTGCTGGCGGTGGCGGCAGGAACCGCCCAGACACTCCCCGGTGCCAAATCTGCGGCAAGCCCGGGCACACAACAAAGGATTGCTGGTACCGGTATGAGGAGGACGACTACAACTCACAAGATGAGGAGAAGGTCGCTGCCGCTGCCGATGGCTCCTATGGTGTTGACACGAACTGTTACGTCGACAGCGGAGCCACGAACAACATCACCAACAAGCTCGAGAAAGTTACCATGAAGGAGAAGTACCGCGGCAAGGATCAAATCCACACTGCCAGCGGAGAAG GAGAAAACTGTGAAGAAAATGAAGCAAATGGTGCAAAATTTGGGTTATATCCCATGTGTCCCGTGGCAGGAGACAGATCCGCCTCAGGATCGGCAGCGGCTCAGGCGACAGGATCTGCCTCGGGATCGGCAGCGGTGCAGGAGATCGGATCCTCCTCGGGATTAGCCGCCGCAGAGGGGACAGGCGCAGGCGCACGCGCCTCTGCGCTGGAATCACGCCGCGACGACCCCGCGCCAGACACGCGGCCTCCTCCAAGTGGCGCGCGATATGGCGCCCAACCGGTCATGTACAAGCAGCGGGACGCGGCACGCGCCAGGGAGGGCGCGGACCCAGTGGGTCCACCCACGAGCGGTGGGCCGACCGACACCAGGGAGGGCGTGGACCCAGCGGGTCCCCCCACGAGCGGTGGGCCGACCGGCACTGAAGCAGAGGTGCGGGGCTTGGGATCCTCTGTGCCTCGCGTGGACGCGGTGCTTCAGCGGTTGGCCACAGAAGATCCGGCCAGCTCTGCGGCCGCTGGAGCTGCTGCCGCGACAGGATCCTCCTCGGGATCAGTTGCAACTGCAGCTGATGATCCTGCCTTCCCTGGATCCTCTGCGGCTATGGACTCTGCTGCTCCACCGTCGCGACGCACACGGCTGCAACAAGGGATTACTCAACCGGTAAATTACAAACATATAACTAAATATGGTTTGGTCTGTTCCACAGGAGAACCAGATGAGCCAAAAACCCTTGATGCAGCACTTTGTGATGATAAGTGGAAGAAGGCAATGAATGAAGAGTACATGGCactaaagaaaaacaaaacatgGCACCTGGTTCCTCCACAGCAAGGTAAAAATTTAATTGATTGCAAGTGGGTTTTCAGAATTAAGAGGAGATCTGATGGAACCATTGATCGCTATAAGGCTAGGCTAGTTGCAAAAGGCTTCAAACAGCGATATGGTATAGACTATGAGGATACCTTTAGTCCTGTGGTAAAAGCTGCAACTATTCGCCTTGTTTTGTCCATTGCTGTTTCCAGAGGTTGGAGTCTCAGGCAGCTTGATGTTCAGAACGCGTTTCttcatggtgttctggaagaggaTGTGTACATGAAACAACCTCCTGGGTTTGAAAGTAAGCATGCTCCCTCCTATGTGTGCAAGCTTGATAAAGCTCTATATGGATTAAAGCAAGCTCCAAGGGCGTGGTACTCTCGTCTCTGTCACAAGATGCAAAAACTTGGATTTGTTCCCTCTAAATCAGACacatcattatttatttataacAGATCCAATACATGCATATTTGTTCTcatctatgttgatgatattattgtgACCAGCTCATCTGATGAAGCAATCAGAGGTCTCTTAAAGGACTTGAGTGCAGATTTTGCGttaaaggatcttggagacttgcATTTCTTTCTTGGGATTGAGGTAAAGAAGCATCAGAACGGACTTCATCTCTCTCAATCAAAGTATGCAGCCGATCTGGTTAAAAAGGCAGGATTGCAAGGTTGTAAACCATCACTCACTCCACTATCCAGCTCAGAAAAATTGTCCCTCACAGAAG